The sequence AGAGCCCCTTGGGGTCGCGCTGTTCACAGGTTTCCAGTGGCGTATCGATGAAGACCTCGACAAACTCGTCCGCTTCGACCAGGGCACGCACCCGTTCCCGGTCCTCGAGGAAGGGCGAAATAAACGCCGTCAGAACGATCGTGCCGGCATCAACAAAGAGTTTTGCGACTTCGCCGATGCGGCGGATGTTCTCGATACGGTCTTCGTCCGAAAAACCAAGTCCGCGGTTAAGCCCGTGGCGGATGTTGTCACCATCAAGCAGATAGGTGTGCTTCCCCATCGCCAGGAGCTTCGTCTCGACGGCATTGGCAATGGTGCTTTTGCCCGATCCGCTGAGCCCGGTAAACCAGAGGATGCAGGGGCGCTGTGCCTTGAGCTTCTCGCGCTCACTTTTTGTAACGTGATGATCATGCCAGACAATATTTTCCGTTCTCATCTCTAAAACTCCTTTGATCAACCGCTGAAAGGGAAAAACAGCGGTACCAGCGTCAAAACGACCACACTGTACAGCAAAGAGACCGGCAGCCCGATACGGACGTAATCGCCGAACTTGTACCCCCCGGGACCGTAGACCATCAGGTTCGTCTGATACCCGTAGGGGCTGAGGAAGCTTGCGCTGGCCCCGTAGGCGACGGCCATCACGAAAGGCATGGGGTCGGCGCCGAGCGATACCGAGGTCGCATAGGCGATCGGAAAGCTGAGGGCCGCCGCCGCGTTGTTCGTGATGATCTCCGTCAGCAGGAAGGTCATCAGATAGATGGCTGCAAAACTGCCGTAAACACCCATCCAGTCGGTCGTTGCCGTGATAAACGTCCCCAGCATACCCGCGACGCCGCTTTGCATAAGTACCTGCGCTATGCCCAATGCGGAACCGATGATCAGCACGAGCTCGAAGGGAAAAGTCCGTTTGATCTCGGCCAGGTCGAGGAATTTCATGAAGAGGAAAAGCCCCAGCAGGAACAGCAGCCCTTTGAGGAAAAGAATAATTTTCATGGCGCTCAGCACAATGACGCCGAGAAACAGCATCATAATGGTCAAACTGCTCTTGGCATCGAACTTCTTTGTCAGGGGGCGGTCCGATACGAAATAGAAATTCTTTTTCAGGTTGTCACGCTTGGAAAAATCCTCCCCGGCCGCCAGCAGCAGGGTATCGCCGGCCTGCATACGGATATTGCCCAGTTTGCCGGAGAGCTTCTCGTTCCCCCTCCGGACAGCGACAACCGCCGCGTCGAATTTCATTCTGAACTCAGCTTCCTTGATCGTTTTGCCGACAAGGTTCGATTCATGAGACACGACGACTTCCGTCAGGTTCGTTTGCAGCGTACAGCGGCTGTCATCGAAGATGGAGAGTCCTTTGAAGCGGTTGAGCTCATGGACGTCGCGCATGTTCCCGGTAAAGATCAGCACGTCCCCCGCCTGCAGCACTTCGCGCGGCGTCACCGGCGAAACAAGCTCTTTGCCCCGGAGCAGTTCGGCCACAAAGAGCTGTTCCATGTTACGCAGTCCGTTCTCCTGGATACTGCGCCCGATCAGCGGGGAGCCCTCTTCGACCCGCGCTTCGAGAAAATACTGTGCTTCCTCTTTCTCTTTTTTCGCGTCGTAATCCGGCAGAAGCGCCGGACCGGCGAGACTGAGAAAGAGCGTGCCGACAACGACGATGGGCAGCCCCACATACAGAAAATCAAAGAGACCGATCGGCTCCAGACCCGCCTCGATAACGAACCCGTTGACGATCAGGTTTGTAGAGGTGCCGATCAGCGTCATCGTCCCGCCGAAAATGGCCGCATAAGAGAGCGGAATAAGGATTTTGGAGGGGAGCATATGACGGTTGTTTTTGGCCATCCCGAGCATCGACGCGACGACGGCCGTATTGTTCAGAAAAGCCGAAAAGAGCGATGTCATTCCCGTGAACCGCAGCAGGGAAGCGAAACGGTTCGTCGAAAAGGCGAAACGGGCCATCCATTCGACGACGGCCGTCCGCTCGATGACGCTGGAGAGAATGATCAGCAGGACCAGTACCATCAGCGAAGGGTTGACAAAGTTCTGCAGCATCGTTTTCGTCTCGATCAGGCCGGCGAAATAATACAGCGCCAGCAAGCCGCCGAACAGGACCGCAGGCCGCCCGGTGCCGCGCACCAGTAAGACGACCAGCAGTACCAGTGAAGCCAAAACCCCCGTTTCCAGCATTACGCCTCTTCGGAAAAGAATTCGCGCATGTCCCGCGCGCCCCAATGCGGGAAGTGTTTGCGGATGAGCTGGTTGAGTTCCAGTTCGAATGCAGAGATAGACGGAGTCTGCTCAACTTCTCTTGAGGCAACATCGACGATCATCCCCGCCCCTACCGTGTTGTTCGTGACGCGGTCGATCACGATAAAGCTACCGGTCTGGCGGTTGTCCGTATAGTGGTCGGCGGCAATGGGACGGTTCAATACAAGCTTGCATGAGGCGATATCGTTGAGGGCGAGGGTCCCGACCTGCTCCCGTTCGTAAGTGTTGACGTCGACTTTATAGTTGATATGTTCGAATTGGCCGGAAGCGAGGGAAGTCGCTCGTTTGATGTCGTAGGAGTGCCCCGGTTTCATCGGGGCCTCATCCATCCAGACAAGCATGACCTTCAACGCGTTGGAGACCCGCGGGACGGCTTCGGTATGCACGATCATATCGCCGCGGCTGATATCTACTTCCTCCGTCGTCGTGATCGTTACGGCCATCGGGGCGCATGCCTCTGACGTTGTAGCATTCCGATCCGCTTCGGTGATGTCGCCGGAATTAATGATACTCTTCACCGTCGTCGTCTTGCCCGAAGGCAGCACGGTGACGGCG is a genomic window of Sulfurimonas sp. HSL1-2 containing:
- a CDS encoding SLC13 family permease; translated protein: MLETGVLASLVLLVVLLVRGTGRPAVLFGGLLALYYFAGLIETKTMLQNFVNPSLMVLVLLIILSSVIERTAVVEWMARFAFSTNRFASLLRFTGMTSLFSAFLNNTAVVASMLGMAKNNRHMLPSKILIPLSYAAIFGGTMTLIGTSTNLIVNGFVIEAGLEPIGLFDFLYVGLPIVVVGTLFLSLAGPALLPDYDAKKEKEEAQYFLEARVEEGSPLIGRSIQENGLRNMEQLFVAELLRGKELVSPVTPREVLQAGDVLIFTGNMRDVHELNRFKGLSIFDDSRCTLQTNLTEVVVSHESNLVGKTIKEAEFRMKFDAAVVAVRRGNEKLSGKLGNIRMQAGDTLLLAAGEDFSKRDNLKKNFYFVSDRPLTKKFDAKSSLTIMMLFLGVIVLSAMKIILFLKGLLFLLGLFLFMKFLDLAEIKRTFPFELVLIIGSALGIAQVLMQSGVAGMLGTFITATTDWMGVYGSFAAIYLMTFLLTEIITNNAAAALSFPIAYATSVSLGADPMPFVMAVAYGASASFLSPYGYQTNLMVYGPGGYKFGDYVRIGLPVSLLYSVVVLTLVPLFFPFSG
- the cysC gene encoding adenylyl-sulfate kinase, whose protein sequence is MRTENIVWHDHHVTKSEREKLKAQRPCILWFTGLSGSGKSTIANAVETKLLAMGKHTYLLDGDNIRHGLNRGLGFSDEDRIENIRRIGEVAKLFVDAGTIVLTAFISPFLEDRERVRALVEADEFVEVFIDTPLETCEQRDPKGLYKKARAGEIPNFTGIDSPYEAPEAPEVHVRNDNVPIDDAAQQVIDYLQTKGYLHA